The Lysobacter enzymogenes genome window below encodes:
- a CDS encoding DUF1631 family protein produces the protein MPATFDPLNATPRATLATAALPRRVRRLLEQLYALVSDEIAPQMERMLAEFEQQLFRQADQARNPGLQSGYLETLRLVRLRRSDLIPRYLLGLEASLCGIREAERTTRLAVSAAPEFRELRLVDDSEVDENTVLRALSSRHESRAGLGLMLLGQRFGVLAGAPAFDGERLPVGPQRLIRGFAQACQPLQISLESRLDLYRVFDQQVMLGYAALVESMNALLVRENVLPSLSFVPLRTRPSAQEKPAPAADASARDGERAPAPEAAPRAAGPQPHTAWNTAPADAGGAPDFATLQRWLAERRDLVDKLRPRAPSPDAPQPSLPLSTAELVEGLTRLDEAAARGAQPLRKIADLRQAVLAQRRAAAGGEAALSREDGDVFELLGLLFDEIEQRLRGDALISSLLTRLQPPLLHAALQDRSLLAGDGHPALQLLNTVAEAGARWTPSEEADPQLHEPLRQAVEHVVEQRGSAQSFDSANQRLQEHLHAQARKAEVAERRFVEAARGKEKLELAKRRAQEALEQTVAGQRLPRFVQTLLNQAWTDVLTLTQLRHGEDSPAWQRQLQITGQIVSANQGGGSDALCGLDGDIEHALTLVGYHGDDARAIARQLTLGTAANEDAASRTELAMKLRQRSRLGEDNAAAQPRAPLPPRDEAEQACFERLRALPFGTWFEFVQNQQGDAVRRRLSWFSPVTDNALFVNQRGQRVAEHSLDALARMLARGQARVVEQERNRLVDRAWHAALGALRGFGGRGRDGDGAGEPA, from the coding sequence ATGCCCGCCACGTTCGACCCTTTGAACGCTACGCCGCGCGCCACCTTGGCCACGGCCGCGCTGCCGCGCCGCGTGCGCCGCCTGTTGGAACAGCTCTATGCGCTGGTCAGCGACGAGATCGCGCCGCAGATGGAGCGGATGCTGGCCGAGTTCGAGCAGCAGTTGTTCCGGCAGGCCGATCAGGCGCGCAATCCGGGGTTGCAGTCGGGGTATTTGGAGACGCTGCGGCTGGTGCGGTTGCGGCGGTCGGATTTGATTCCGCGGTATTTGCTGGGGTTGGAGGCTTCGCTTTGTGGCATTCGGGAGGCGGAGCGGACGACTCGCTTAGCGGTTTCTGCGGCGCCTGAGTTTCGCGAGCTGCGGTTGGTCGACGACAGCGAAGTCGACGAAAACACCGTGCTGCGCGCCCTGTCGAGCCGCCACGAATCGCGCGCCGGGCTCGGCCTGATGCTGCTCGGCCAGCGCTTCGGCGTGCTCGCCGGCGCGCCGGCGTTCGACGGCGAACGCCTGCCGGTCGGCCCGCAGCGGCTGATTCGCGGTTTCGCCCAGGCCTGCCAGCCGCTGCAGATTTCGCTGGAATCGCGGCTGGACCTGTACCGGGTGTTCGACCAACAGGTGATGCTGGGCTATGCCGCGCTGGTGGAATCGATGAACGCGCTGCTGGTGCGCGAGAACGTGCTGCCGAGCCTGTCGTTCGTGCCGCTGCGCACGCGTCCCAGCGCGCAGGAGAAGCCCGCGCCGGCGGCCGATGCGAGCGCCCGCGACGGCGAACGCGCGCCGGCGCCCGAGGCTGCGCCGCGTGCGGCCGGCCCGCAGCCGCACACCGCCTGGAACACCGCGCCGGCCGACGCCGGCGGCGCGCCCGATTTCGCCACCTTGCAGCGCTGGCTGGCCGAGCGCCGCGATCTGGTCGACAAGCTGCGCCCGCGCGCGCCGTCGCCCGACGCGCCGCAGCCGTCGCTGCCGTTGTCCACCGCCGAGCTGGTCGAAGGCCTGACCCGCCTGGACGAAGCCGCCGCGCGCGGCGCCCAGCCGCTGCGCAAGATCGCCGACCTGCGCCAGGCCGTGCTCGCCCAGCGCCGCGCCGCGGCCGGCGGCGAGGCCGCGCTGTCGCGCGAGGACGGCGACGTGTTCGAGCTGCTCGGCCTGCTGTTCGACGAGATCGAACAGCGCCTGCGCGGCGACGCGCTGATTTCCAGCCTGCTGACCCGGCTGCAGCCGCCGCTGCTGCACGCCGCGTTGCAGGACCGCTCGCTGCTGGCCGGCGACGGCCATCCGGCGCTGCAACTGCTCAACACCGTGGCCGAAGCCGGCGCGCGTTGGACGCCGAGCGAGGAAGCCGACCCGCAACTGCACGAACCGCTGCGCCAGGCGGTGGAGCACGTGGTCGAGCAGCGCGGCTCGGCGCAGTCCTTCGACTCGGCCAACCAGCGCTTGCAGGAGCACCTGCACGCGCAGGCGCGCAAGGCCGAGGTCGCCGAACGCCGCTTCGTCGAAGCCGCGCGCGGCAAGGAAAAGCTGGAACTGGCCAAGCGCCGCGCTCAGGAAGCCTTGGAGCAGACCGTCGCCGGCCAGCGCCTGCCGCGCTTCGTCCAGACCCTGCTCAACCAGGCCTGGACCGACGTGCTGACCCTGACCCAGCTGCGCCACGGCGAGGACTCGCCGGCGTGGCAGCGGCAATTGCAGATCACCGGCCAAATCGTTTCCGCCAACCAGGGCGGCGGCAGCGATGCGCTGTGCGGGCTGGACGGCGACATCGAACACGCGCTGACCCTGGTCGGCTACCACGGCGACGACGCGCGCGCGATCGCCCGCCAGCTGACTCTCGGCACCGCCGCCAACGAAGACGCCGCCTCGCGCACCGAGCTGGCGATGAAGCTGCGCCAGCGCAGCCGCCTGGGCGAAGACAACGCCGCCGCGCAACCGCGCGCGCCGCTGCCGCCGCGCGACGAGGCCGAGCAGGCCTGCTTCGAACGCCTGCGCGCCTTGCCGTTCGGCACCTGGTTCGAATTCGTGCAGAACCAGCAGGGCGACGCGGTGCGGCGCCGGCTGTCGTGGTTCAGCCCGGTCACCGACAACGCCTTGTTCGTCAACCAGCGCGGCCAGCGCGTGGCCGAGCACTCGCTCGACGCGCTGGCGCGGATGCTCGCGCGCGGCCAGGCGCGGGTGGTCGAGCAGGAGCGCAACCGTCTGGTCGACCGCGCCTGGCACGCCGCGCTGGGCGCGCTGCGAGGCTTCGGCGGGCGCGGCCGCGACGGCGACGGCGCCGGAGAACCGGCATGA
- the hemW gene encoding radical SAM family heme chaperone HemW, translating into MPALVPPPLSLYVHLPWCVRKCPYCDFNSHEARGAPPFAAYVDALIADLEHDLPLVWGRTVHSVFFGGGTPSLFPPEAIDRFLQGASARLRFAPGCEITLETNPGTAEHGRFELYKAAGVNRLSFGIQSFDDECLRRLGRIHGSAEAEAAVKLAQDAGFDNFNLDLMYALPGQTLAMAEHDLERAFALEPAHVSHYQLTLEPNTVFAARPPQDLPDEDRAWDIQERCQALLAERGYGQYEVSAYARPGRQCQHNLNYWRYGDYLGIGAGAHGKISLGAEQTILRRWKLKHPTQYLVNAGRAEAIGGDDRIAPERRPFEYMLNTLRLVEGFSLDSFEASTGLTRAQIAAQLDAAYAAGWLERDGDRVRPTELGRRFTNDVVALFLAEDADADAAGTAALPRP; encoded by the coding sequence ATTCCCGCCCTGGTTCCCCCGCCGCTGTCGCTGTACGTGCACCTGCCGTGGTGCGTGCGCAAATGCCCGTACTGCGATTTCAATTCGCACGAAGCCCGCGGCGCGCCGCCGTTCGCGGCGTACGTCGACGCCCTGATCGCCGACCTCGAGCACGACCTGCCGCTGGTCTGGGGCCGCACCGTGCACAGCGTATTCTTCGGCGGCGGCACCCCGAGCCTGTTTCCGCCGGAGGCGATCGACCGCTTCCTGCAGGGCGCCAGCGCGCGCCTGCGCTTCGCCCCGGGTTGCGAGATCACCCTGGAAACCAACCCGGGCACCGCCGAGCACGGCCGCTTCGAGCTGTACAAGGCGGCCGGGGTCAACCGGCTGAGCTTCGGCATCCAGAGCTTCGACGACGAATGCCTGCGCCGGCTCGGCCGGATCCACGGCAGCGCCGAGGCCGAGGCGGCGGTGAAGCTGGCCCAGGACGCCGGCTTCGACAATTTCAACCTCGACCTGATGTACGCCCTGCCCGGCCAGACCCTGGCGATGGCCGAGCACGACCTGGAGCGCGCGTTCGCGCTGGAGCCGGCGCACGTCTCGCATTACCAGCTGACCCTGGAACCGAACACGGTGTTCGCGGCGCGGCCGCCGCAGGACCTTCCCGACGAGGACCGCGCCTGGGACATCCAGGAGCGCTGCCAGGCGCTGCTGGCCGAGCGCGGCTACGGCCAGTACGAGGTCAGCGCCTACGCGCGGCCGGGCCGGCAGTGCCAGCACAACCTCAATTACTGGCGCTACGGCGATTACCTCGGGATCGGCGCCGGCGCCCACGGCAAGATCAGCCTCGGCGCCGAGCAGACCATCCTGCGCCGCTGGAAGCTCAAGCACCCGACCCAGTACCTGGTCAACGCCGGGCGGGCGGAAGCGATCGGCGGCGACGACCGGATCGCGCCGGAGCGGCGGCCGTTCGAATACATGCTCAATACGCTGCGGCTGGTCGAGGGTTTCTCGCTGGATTCGTTCGAGGCCTCGACCGGGCTGACCCGCGCGCAGATCGCCGCGCAGCTCGACGCCGCCTATGCCGCCGGCTGGCTGGAGCGCGACGGCGACCGGGTCCGCCCGACCGAGCTCGGCCGGCGCTTCACCAACGACGTGGTCGCGCTGTTCCTGGCCGAGGACGCGGATGCCGACGCGGCGGGCACCGCGGCCCTGCCGCGGCCCTGA
- the rdgB gene encoding RdgB/HAM1 family non-canonical purine NTP pyrophosphatase — MKLVLASSNAGKLVELRDLLGDTGIELVAQTDLGVEDIEETGSTFVENALLKARHACAVTGLPALADDSGICVDALGGAPGLYSARYARHGDNEANIDKLLAALKDVPDERRGAHFYAVIVLLRHAGDPRPIIAEGVWNGRVLHQRQGSRGFGYQPVFFDTEHGISAGEIDDALKNRVSHRARALAALRARLPELRG, encoded by the coding sequence ATGAAACTGGTGCTGGCCAGCAGCAACGCCGGGAAACTGGTGGAACTGCGAGACCTGCTCGGCGACACCGGCATCGAACTGGTGGCGCAAACCGACTTGGGGGTCGAGGACATCGAGGAAACCGGCAGCACGTTCGTCGAGAACGCATTGCTGAAGGCGCGCCATGCCTGCGCGGTCACCGGGCTGCCGGCGCTGGCCGACGACTCGGGCATTTGCGTGGACGCGCTCGGCGGCGCCCCGGGGCTGTACTCGGCGCGCTACGCCCGCCACGGCGACAACGAGGCCAATATCGACAAGCTGCTGGCCGCGCTCAAGGACGTGCCCGACGAGCGCCGCGGCGCGCATTTCTATGCCGTGATCGTGCTGCTGCGGCATGCCGGCGATCCGCGTCCGATCATCGCCGAAGGCGTCTGGAACGGGCGCGTGCTGCACCAGCGCCAGGGCAGCCGCGGCTTCGGCTACCAGCCGGTGTTCTTCGATACCGAGCACGGCATCAGCGCCGGCGAGATCGACGACGCGCTGAAGAACCGGGTCAGCCACCGCGCCCGCGCGCTGGCCGCGCTGCGCGCGCGCCTGCCGGAGCTGCGCGGATGA
- a CDS encoding VOC family protein, whose translation MNRSIGSITLVVDDYDRAIDHYTRALGFALLEDVDLGGGKRWVRVAPAAGAHTALLLAQASDEAQRARIGDQTGGRVGFFLHTDDFHRDHAAMLAQGVRFLESPRVETYGTVAVFEDLYGNRWDLLELKA comes from the coding sequence ATGAACCGCAGCATCGGCAGCATCACCCTGGTCGTGGACGACTACGACCGCGCCATCGATCACTACACCCGCGCGCTCGGCTTCGCCCTGCTCGAAGACGTCGACCTCGGCGGCGGCAAGCGCTGGGTGCGGGTCGCGCCGGCCGCCGGCGCGCACACCGCGCTGCTGCTCGCGCAGGCGTCCGACGAAGCCCAGCGCGCGCGCATCGGCGACCAGACCGGCGGCCGGGTCGGCTTCTTCCTGCACACCGACGACTTCCACCGCGACCATGCCGCGATGCTCGCCCAGGGCGTGCGCTTCCTGGAATCTCCGCGCGTCGAGACCTACGGCACGGTCGCCGTATTCGAAGATCTGTACGGTAATCGCTGGGATTTGCTGGAATTGAAAGCATGA
- the rph gene encoding ribonuclease PH, which translates to MTGPIAAPAQAPAGPVARPSGRLASQLREVGIERGYTRHAEGSVLVSFGQTRVLCTASVENKVPAFLRGKGEGWVTAEYGMLPRATHTRSDREAARGKQGGRTLEIQRLIGRALRACVDRKALGERTITLDCDVLQADGGTRTAAITGAYVALVDAVRWLQARREINRDPIFGAVAAVSVGVYRGAPVLDLDYAEDSDCDTDMNVVMNDGGGFIELQGTAEGHAFRRDELDALLALAQAGIGELLEKQREALAR; encoded by the coding sequence ATGACCGGTCCCATCGCCGCCCCCGCCCAGGCCCCGGCCGGCCCCGTCGCCCGCCCCAGCGGCCGCCTGGCCAGCCAATTGCGCGAAGTCGGCATCGAGCGCGGCTACACCCGCCACGCCGAGGGCTCGGTGCTGGTCAGCTTCGGCCAGACCCGGGTGCTGTGCACCGCCAGCGTCGAGAACAAGGTGCCGGCGTTCCTGCGCGGCAAGGGCGAGGGCTGGGTCACCGCCGAGTACGGCATGCTGCCGCGCGCGACCCACACCCGCAGCGACCGCGAGGCCGCGCGCGGCAAGCAGGGCGGCCGGACCCTGGAAATCCAGCGCCTGATCGGCCGCGCCCTGCGCGCCTGCGTCGACCGCAAGGCGCTCGGCGAGCGCACCATCACCCTGGACTGCGACGTGCTGCAGGCCGACGGCGGCACCCGCACCGCCGCGATCACCGGCGCCTACGTGGCCCTGGTCGACGCGGTGCGCTGGCTGCAGGCGCGGCGCGAAATCAATCGCGACCCGATCTTCGGCGCGGTCGCGGCGGTGTCGGTCGGCGTCTACCGCGGCGCCCCGGTGCTGGACCTGGACTACGCCGAAGACAGCGACTGCGACACCGACATGAACGTGGTCATGAACGACGGCGGCGGTTTCATCGAGCTGCAGGGCACCGCCGAAGGCCACGCGTTCCGACGCGACGAGCTCGACGCGCTGCTGGCGCTGGCCCAGGCCGGGATCGGCGAACTGTTGGAAAAGCAGCGCGAAGCGCTGGCCCGCTGA
- a CDS encoding YicC/YloC family endoribonuclease has translation MIRSMTAFASGERATPWGTLGCELRSVNHRFLELGVRLADELRVLEPALRERIAARVGRGKLDLTLRLRLPEGGDALQLNPTRLRELSELAIDLSARFPALRTEFTELLQFPGVLQAPAADPAALQAQALALLDGVLDEFVASREREGGKLAAAIGERVDGIERIAADVRTMMPAIRAGQRTKLETRLADLAQPADNGRLEQELVLWLQKLDVEEELDRLESHVAEARRVLKLREAVGRRLDFLLQEFNREANTLGSKSVDARSSAAAVELKVLIDQAREQIQNIE, from the coding sequence ATGATCCGCAGCATGACCGCCTTCGCCAGCGGCGAACGCGCGACACCCTGGGGCACGCTCGGCTGCGAGCTGCGCTCGGTCAACCACCGCTTCCTCGAACTCGGCGTGCGCCTGGCCGACGAGCTGCGCGTGCTCGAACCGGCCCTGCGCGAGCGCATCGCCGCGCGCGTCGGCCGCGGCAAGCTCGACCTGACCCTGCGCCTGCGCCTGCCCGAAGGCGGCGACGCCTTGCAGCTCAACCCGACCCGCCTGCGCGAGCTCAGCGAGCTGGCGATCGACCTGTCCGCGCGCTTCCCGGCGCTGCGCACCGAGTTCACCGAACTGCTGCAGTTCCCCGGCGTGCTGCAGGCGCCCGCGGCCGACCCGGCCGCGTTGCAGGCGCAAGCGCTGGCGCTGCTGGACGGCGTGCTCGACGAATTCGTCGCCTCGCGCGAACGCGAGGGCGGCAAGCTCGCCGCGGCGATCGGCGAGCGCGTCGACGGCATCGAACGCATCGCCGCGGACGTGCGCACGATGATGCCGGCGATCCGCGCCGGCCAGCGCACCAAGCTGGAAACCCGCCTGGCCGACCTGGCCCAGCCGGCCGACAACGGCCGCCTGGAGCAGGAACTGGTGCTGTGGCTGCAAAAGCTCGACGTCGAGGAAGAACTCGACCGGCTCGAATCGCACGTCGCCGAGGCCCGGCGCGTGCTCAAGCTGCGCGAAGCGGTCGGCCGGCGCCTGGATTTCCTGCTGCAGGAATTCAACCGCGAAGCCAACACCCTGGGCTCCAAATCGGTCGACGCGCGCAGCTCCGCCGCGGCGGTCGAGCTCAAGGTGCTGATCGATCAGGCGCGCGAGCAGATCCAGAACATCGAGTAG
- the gmk gene encoding guanylate kinase, translating into MRGTLYIVAAPSGAGKSSIVNAVLARDPNIRLSISFTSRKPRPGERHAEHYHFVSEQEFEAMVAEGDFFEHARVHGDWKGSARQSVEPFLAAGKDVLLEIDWQGARQVRNKVPDAVSVFILPPSRRALESRMRSRGQDSEEVIGQRLAAAREEMSHYGEFDYVIVNEVFDTAVDEMCAIFTASRLRREAQVARHSRLITALLVDEG; encoded by the coding sequence ATGCGCGGAACCCTCTACATCGTCGCCGCTCCCTCGGGAGCCGGAAAATCCAGCATCGTCAACGCGGTGCTCGCGCGCGACCCGAACATCCGCCTGTCGATCTCGTTCACCTCGCGCAAGCCGCGTCCGGGCGAGCGCCATGCCGAGCACTACCACTTCGTCAGCGAACAGGAATTCGAGGCGATGGTCGCCGAGGGCGACTTCTTCGAGCACGCGCGCGTGCACGGCGACTGGAAGGGCTCGGCGCGGCAGTCGGTGGAACCGTTCCTGGCGGCCGGCAAGGACGTGCTGCTGGAGATCGACTGGCAGGGCGCGCGCCAGGTGCGCAACAAGGTGCCCGACGCGGTCAGCGTGTTCATCCTGCCGCCGTCGCGGCGCGCGCTGGAGTCGCGCATGCGTTCGCGCGGGCAGGACAGCGAGGAAGTGATCGGCCAGCGCCTGGCCGCGGCGCGCGAGGAAATGTCGCATTACGGCGAGTTCGACTACGTCATCGTCAACGAGGTGTTCGACACCGCGGTCGACGAGATGTGCGCGATCTTCACCGCCAGCCGGCTGCGGCGCGAGGCGCAGGTGGCGCGGCATTCGCGGCTCATCACCGCGTTGTTGGTCGACGAGGGCTGA
- the rpoZ gene encoding DNA-directed RNA polymerase subunit omega yields MARITVEDCLEVVPNRFELVMLAAKRARQLANGVEPQLDNSEANDKPTVLALREIAARQVNPDYIDAVEKAERERKEREALEWAAAEVVADDDLSKGDD; encoded by the coding sequence ATGGCCCGCATCACCGTCGAAGATTGCCTGGAAGTGGTCCCCAACCGCTTCGAACTCGTCATGCTGGCCGCCAAGCGCGCCCGCCAGCTGGCCAACGGCGTCGAGCCGCAGCTGGACAACAGCGAAGCCAACGACAAGCCGACCGTGCTGGCGCTGCGCGAAATCGCCGCGCGCCAGGTCAACCCGGACTACATCGACGCGGTCGAGAAGGCCGAGCGCGAGCGCAAGGAACGCGAAGCCCTGGAATGGGCCGCGGCCGAAGTGGTCGCCGACGACGACCTGTCCAAGGGCGACGACTGA
- a CDS encoding RelA/SpoT family protein, translating to MTPAEPALNTYPAAPDDTELPDYVRELELAAHYLPEAQRQQLRRAWAVGAAAHAGQTRKSGEPYITHPVAVAKVLAEQGLDIETLVAAILHDTIEDTPVTRECLATEFGATVAELVDGVTKLDKLQFRDRQEAAAESFRKMLLAMARDLRVILIKLADRLHNMRTLGAQSAEARQRIALETLEIYAPIAQRLGMNLIKAELQDLGFRAMHPWRHAVIEKRIRTQPVVRRESLVQIEAHLAQRLAKEKLTHRLISRVKSPWSIYTKMHHEHKSFNQVMDVFGFRVVVKTVPDCYHALGVVHSAYKPLDGRFRDFIAIPKANGYQSLHTVLFGPYGSPVEVQIRTEDMDLVAERGIAAHWSYKHGGEGPNSAQSRAHSWIANLVESQRATGSSLEFLENVKVDLFPDEVYLFTPKGDILSLPRNSTALDFAYAVHTDVGNRAVAARVDGKLVPLRTKLASGQRVEVITAKSSSPKPQWLEFVVSGKARTSIRQQLKQLEHEDAVQLGHRMLDRALESLETSLDRTPALRLEAYLSENRYPRLEALLADIALGNRMPNQVALALAREAPGKTRGRAIDRPRLPEDKILITGAERGVISFANCCLPLPGDEIMGYHTAGRGIVVHRLDCPNVADYRKSPDRWVSIGWDRQVSGDFAAALRIEVDNRPGSLAQVAAAIAEAESNIDRVEYLERDANIAVMRFAIEVHDRRHLADVMRRVRRLTVVLGVQRM from the coding sequence ATGACCCCTGCCGAGCCCGCGCTGAACACCTATCCCGCCGCTCCCGACGACACGGAGCTGCCGGACTACGTGCGCGAGCTCGAGCTCGCCGCGCACTACCTGCCCGAAGCCCAGCGCCAGCAACTGCGCCGCGCCTGGGCGGTCGGCGCGGCCGCGCACGCCGGGCAGACGCGCAAGTCCGGCGAGCCCTACATCACCCACCCGGTCGCGGTGGCCAAGGTGCTGGCCGAGCAAGGGCTCGACATCGAGACCCTGGTCGCGGCGATCCTGCACGACACCATCGAAGACACCCCGGTCACGCGCGAGTGCCTGGCCACCGAGTTCGGCGCGACCGTGGCCGAACTGGTCGACGGCGTCACCAAGCTCGACAAGCTGCAGTTCCGCGACCGCCAGGAAGCGGCCGCGGAAAGTTTCCGCAAGATGCTGCTGGCGATGGCGCGCGACCTGCGCGTGATCCTGATCAAGCTCGCCGACCGCCTGCACAACATGCGCACCCTCGGCGCGCAAAGCGCCGAGGCGCGACAACGCATCGCCCTGGAAACGCTGGAGATCTACGCCCCGATCGCCCAGCGCCTGGGCATGAACCTGATCAAGGCCGAACTGCAGGACCTGGGCTTCCGCGCCATGCACCCGTGGCGCCACGCGGTCATCGAAAAGCGCATCCGCACCCAGCCGGTGGTGCGGCGCGAATCGCTGGTGCAGATCGAAGCGCATCTGGCCCAGCGGCTGGCGAAAGAGAAACTGACCCATCGGCTGATCAGCCGGGTGAAGTCGCCGTGGAGCATCTACACCAAGATGCACCACGAGCATAAGAGCTTCAATCAGGTCATGGACGTGTTCGGCTTCCGGGTCGTGGTCAAGACCGTGCCGGACTGCTACCACGCGCTCGGCGTGGTGCATTCGGCGTACAAGCCGCTGGACGGGCGCTTCCGCGATTTCATCGCGATCCCCAAGGCCAACGGCTACCAGTCGCTGCATACCGTGCTGTTCGGCCCCTACGGCTCGCCGGTGGAAGTGCAGATCCGCACCGAGGACATGGACCTGGTCGCCGAGCGCGGCATCGCCGCGCACTGGTCGTACAAGCACGGCGGCGAAGGCCCGAACAGCGCGCAGTCGCGCGCGCACAGCTGGATCGCCAATCTGGTCGAGTCGCAGCGCGCCACCGGTTCGTCGCTGGAGTTCCTCGAAAACGTCAAGGTCGACCTGTTCCCGGACGAGGTCTACCTGTTCACGCCGAAGGGCGACATCCTGTCGCTGCCGCGCAATTCCACCGCGCTGGACTTCGCCTACGCGGTGCACACCGACGTCGGCAACCGCGCGGTCGCCGCGCGCGTCGACGGCAAGCTGGTGCCGCTGCGGACCAAGCTGGCGAGCGGGCAGCGGGTCGAAGTCATCACCGCCAAGTCGTCCTCGCCGAAACCGCAGTGGCTGGAGTTCGTGGTCTCGGGCAAGGCCCGCACCTCGATCCGGCAACAGCTCAAGCAGCTCGAACACGAAGACGCGGTGCAGCTCGGCCACCGCATGCTCGACCGCGCGCTGGAATCGCTGGAAACCTCGCTCGACCGCACCCCGGCGCTGCGCCTGGAGGCCTACCTCAGCGAGAACCGCTACCCGCGCCTGGAAGCGTTGCTGGCCGACATCGCGCTCGGCAACCGCATGCCGAACCAGGTCGCGCTGGCGCTGGCGCGCGAAGCGCCGGGCAAGACCCGCGGCCGCGCCATCGACCGCCCGCGCCTGCCCGAGGACAAGATCCTCATCACCGGCGCCGAACGCGGCGTCATCAGCTTCGCCAATTGCTGCCTGCCGCTGCCGGGCGACGAGATCATGGGCTACCACACCGCCGGCCGCGGCATCGTGGTGCACCGGCTGGATTGCCCGAACGTCGCCGACTACCGCAAGTCGCCCGACCGCTGGGTCTCGATCGGCTGGGACCGCCAGGTCTCCGGCGATTTCGCCGCCGCGCTGCGGATCGAAGTCGACAACCGCCCCGGCTCGCTGGCGCAGGTCGCCGCGGCGATCGCCGAGGCCGAATCCAACATCGACCGGGTCGAGTACCTGGAACGCGACGCCAACATCGCGGTGATGCGTTTCGCCATCGAAGTGCACGACCGCCGCCATCTGGCCGACGTGATGCGGCGGGTGCGGCGCCTGACGGTGGTGTTGGGCGTGCAGCGGATGTGA
- a CDS encoding RidA family protein, whose protein sequence is MSREIIQTDKAPAAIGPYSQAVRVGDTVYLSGQIALDPSSGLVVEGDIEAQAHRAFQNLKAVCEAAGGSLADIARLGLYLTDLGAFGKVNAVMGEYFNAPYPARSTVEVSALPRGVAFEVDAVMVLR, encoded by the coding sequence ATGTCCCGCGAAATCATCCAGACCGACAAAGCCCCCGCCGCCATCGGCCCGTACTCGCAAGCCGTGCGCGTGGGCGACACCGTGTACCTCTCCGGCCAGATCGCGCTCGACCCGTCCAGCGGGCTGGTCGTGGAAGGCGACATCGAAGCGCAGGCGCACCGCGCGTTCCAGAACCTCAAGGCGGTCTGCGAAGCCGCCGGCGGCTCGCTGGCCGATATCGCCCGGCTGGGCCTGTACCTCACCGACCTCGGCGCGTTCGGCAAGGTCAACGCGGTGATGGGCGAATACTTCAACGCGCCGTATCCGGCGCGCTCGACCGTCGAAGTCTCGGCGCTGCCGCGCGGCGTGGCGTTCGAAGTCGATGCGGTGATGGTGTTGCGCTGA
- a CDS encoding AraC family transcriptional regulator: MRQPSEPNTDASGDVALMSPNLLWGLLETADRIGAPSDDWFAGTGLSRAQVSDPGVRLPDRPTAIVIERALKVLPPSIGLDIGRVQHVGSFGLLGLAMTTAATFGEALQIGLRFTPVVGSLMRFVESASESGTLALAGQMTIAFPSIHRFVAEEFFSSCLALARGLVGDTLRPRRLEFSYPEPEYREQYEQVFECPLAFDQPQDRLVLDAHWLAAPLPTHNPIASKQVLALCEAQMPSGAVPGEATAAVERLLRAQLPQDPKLTDIAAQMHVSERTLRRQLTGEGTSFHAIHDRLRIDAAYALLRERGPSIASVGAAIGYKDPRDFRRAFKRLTGETPRALRERLWTEMARERR; encoded by the coding sequence ATGCGCCAGCCATCCGAACCAAACACCGACGCCAGCGGCGACGTCGCGCTGATGTCGCCGAACCTGTTGTGGGGTCTGCTGGAAACCGCGGACCGGATCGGCGCGCCCAGCGACGACTGGTTCGCCGGCACCGGCCTGAGCCGCGCCCAGGTCAGCGACCCCGGCGTGCGCCTGCCCGACCGGCCGACCGCGATCGTGATCGAACGCGCGCTCAAGGTGCTGCCGCCGAGCATCGGCCTGGACATCGGCCGGGTCCAGCACGTCGGCAGTTTCGGCCTGCTCGGCCTGGCCATGACCACTGCGGCGACGTTCGGCGAAGCGCTGCAGATCGGGCTGCGCTTCACGCCCGTGGTCGGCAGCCTGATGCGCTTCGTCGAAAGCGCGTCCGAATCGGGGACGTTGGCGCTGGCCGGCCAGATGACCATCGCGTTCCCGTCGATCCACCGTTTCGTCGCCGAAGAATTCTTCAGCAGTTGCCTGGCGCTGGCGCGCGGGCTGGTCGGCGACACGCTGCGGCCGCGGCGCCTGGAATTCAGCTATCCCGAGCCGGAGTACCGCGAGCAGTACGAGCAGGTGTTCGAATGCCCGCTCGCGTTCGACCAGCCGCAGGACCGGCTGGTGCTGGACGCGCACTGGCTGGCGGCGCCGCTGCCGACCCACAATCCGATCGCGTCCAAACAGGTGCTGGCGCTGTGCGAGGCGCAGATGCCGTCCGGCGCGGTGCCCGGCGAGGCCACGGCCGCGGTCGAGCGTTTGCTGCGCGCGCAGTTGCCGCAGGATCCGAAGCTGACCGATATCGCGGCGCAGATGCATGTCAGCGAGCGCACGCTGCGGCGGCAGTTGACCGGGGAAGGCACGAGTTTCCACGCGATCCACGACCGGCTGCGCATCGATGCTGCGTATGCGTTGCTGCGCGAACGCGGACCGAGTATCGCCAGTGTCGGCGCGGCCATCGGCTACAAGGATCCGCGCGATTTTCGCCGGGCGTTCAAGCGGCTGACGGGGGAGACGCCGCGGGCGTTGCGCGAGCGGTTGTGGACGGAAATGGCGCGCGAGCGGCGCTGA